The segment CTTCTCCAGCGACAGGTCGGCGATGACGACGCACGCGCCCTCGGACGCGAGCTTCTTCGCGGTGGCGAGGCCGATGCCGGAGGCGGCGCCCGTGACGAGCGCGACGCGGGTCGCGAGCGGCTTGGGCTTCGGCATCCGCTGGAGCTTGGCCTCCTCGAGCGCCCAGTACTCGATGCGGAACTTCTCCGACTCGTCGATCGGGGCGTACGACGACAGGCCCTCGGCGCCGCGCATCACGTTGATCGCGTTGACGTAGAACTCGCCGGCCACACGGGCGGTCTGCTTGTCCTTGCCGAAGCTGAACATGCCGACGCCGGGCACCAGCACGATCAGCGGGTCCTTGCCGCGGATCGCGGGGCTGTCGGGCGTGGCGTTGCGGTCGTAGTAGCCCTGGTAGTCCTCGCGGTAGGAGACGGCGAGCTCCTGGAGGCGGGCGATGCTCTCCTCGACCGAGGCGGAGGCGGGCAGGTCGAGGACCAGCGGCTTGACCTTGGTGCGGAGGAAGTGGTCGGGGCACGAGGTGCCGAGCTCGCCGAGCCGCGGGTGCTCGGCGTGCCCGAGGAACTCGAGGACGACGCCGGCGTCGGTGAAGTGGCCGACCATCGGGCGGTCCGCCGAGGCGATGCCGCGGATCGTCGGGGCGAGGGCGGCTGCCTTGGCGCGGCGCTCGGCCTCCGGCAGGGCGGCGTACCCCTCGAGCGCCGGACCGAACGGCTCGGCCCTGGTGTGCTCAGCGATGTAGGCGGCGGCGGTGTCGATGAGCCAGAGGCTGTTGGCCTCGGCCTCCTCGCTCGTGTCGCCCCAGGCGGTGATGCCGTGGCCGCCGAGGATGCAGCCGCGGGCCTGCGGGTTCTTCTCCTTGATCTCGGCGATGTCGAGGCCGAGCTGGAAGCCGGGGCGGCGCCACGGCACCCACACGACCTGGTCGCCGAAGATGGTCCGGGTCAGCTCCTCGCCGTCGGCCGAGGTCGCGATCGCGATGCCGGAGTCGGGGTGCAGGTGGTCGACGTGCGCCGCGTCGACGAGACCGTGCATCGCGGTGTCGATCGACGGCGCGGCACCGCCCTTGCCGTGCAGGCAGTAGTCGAAGGCCGCGACCATCTCGTCCTCGCGGTCAACACCGGGATAGACGTCGACGAGCGCGCGCATCCGGTCCAGCCGCAGCACGGCCAGGCCGCCCGGCGTCAGCGTGCCGAGGTCACCGCCGGAGCCCTTCACCCACAGCAGCTCGACGTCCTCGCCGGTGACCGGGTCGGTCTCGGTGCCCTTGGCGGAGGTGTTGCCGCCGGCGTAGTTGGTGTTCTTCGGGTCGGCGCCCAGCCGGTTGGAGCGCTCGACGAGCTGCTCCACAGTGGGGTTGACGGTGGGCTTGATGTCACTCACGGTGCTGGTTTCCTTACGGGGTTGTGGGGGTCAGTTCCAGCCGGCTTGCGAGCCGCCGACGCGGTCGGCCTCGATCTGCTGCTGGTAGCCCGACTCGAGGTAGGCGCGCATCGGGTCGGCCGGCAGGCCGCGCTCCTCGCGCCAGGCCGCGAGGTCACGGCGTACGTCGGTGTAGAAGGCGTCCATGAAGATCTCGTTGGCACGCAGCACGTCGCCGGCGGACCGCGCCTCGTCGAGGGCCTCGGTGTCGAGGAGCAGCGCGCGGGCGGTCATCTCCTGGACGTTGAGCACGGAGCGGATCTGGCCGGGGATCTTGTCCTCGATGTTGTGGCACTGGTCGAGCATCAGCGCGACGTCGCTCTCGGTGCCGAAGCCGCCACCGCGGATCACCTCGACCATGATCCGGAACAGCTGGAACGGGTCGGCCGCACCGACGATGAGGTCGTCGTCGGCGTAGAAGCGGCTGTTGAAGTCGAACGAGCCGAGCTTCCCGAGGCGCAGCAGCTGCGCCACGATGAACTCGATGTTGGTGCCGGGCGCGTGGTGGCCGGTGTCGAGGCACACCTTGGCGCGGTCACCGAGGGCGGCCACGTGGGCGTACGACGTGCCCCAGTCCGGGACGTCGGTGTGGTAGAACGCCGGCTCGAAGAACTTGTACTCGAGCACCAGCCGCTGGTCCTCGGCGAGCCGGTCGTAGATCGTGCGCAGGCCCTCGGCGAGCCGGTCCTGGCGGGCGCGCATGTCGCCCTGGCCGGGGTAGTTGGTGCCCTCGGCGAGCCAGATCTTCAGGTCCTGCGAGCCGGTCTGGTGCATCACCTCGATGCAGGCGAAGTGGTGGTCGATCGCCTTCTGCCGCACCCGCGGGTCGGTGTGGGTCAGCGCGCCGAGCTTGTAGTCGTCGTCCTGGAAGGTGTTCGAGTTGATCGTGCCGAGCGCGACGCCCTGCTCCTTGGCGTACGCCGACAGCGCGGCGTAGTCGTCGACCTCGTCCCACGGGATGTGGAGCGCCACGGTGGGCGCGAGGCCGGTGAAGCGGTGCACGGCCGCGGCGTCGGCGATCTTCTCCTCGACGGTGCGCGGGGTGCCGGGGGTGCCGAACACCTTGAAGCGGGTGCCGGAGTTGCCGTAGGCCCAGGACGGCACCTCGATCGCGAGTTCGCCGAGCCGGTCGCTGATGGTGGAGAAGCTGGTCATGACGGGTCCTGAGCTGTGGGAGTGGGTGAGTCGGTGGCCGTGCTGGTGGGGGTGTGGGCAGCGAGCTGGTCCTCGAGGTGGAAGACCTCGGCCAGCTGCCAGAAGCCCTGGTCGGGCGGGAGGTCGAGGTCGACGAAGAACTCGGCCATCTCCGCCTGCCAGCGGGCGTTCACGTCGGTGCGGGCCATGCCCTCCTGCGCGGCGGCGAGGTCAGGCGTCTCGAGGTAGCCGACGAGCAGGCCGTCCTCGCGCAGGAAGAGGGAGTAGTTGGTCCAGCCGGTGTCGTGGAGCGCGCGGAGCATCTCGGGCCATACGGCGGCGTGGCGCTCGACGTACTCGTCCATGCGGTCCGTGCGGACCTGCAGGGTGAAGCAGGCGCGGTGCATCGCGGTCTCCTCTCCGTTGCCGGGGTCTGTCGTTGCTGGGTGGGGAGTCCCGGGGCCGGCGGCGGTTCGGGCCCGACGGCCCCGGGACGTTGGTGGTTCGACTCAGAAGTCGAAGTCGCCGATGTTGTCGGCGTCGAAGGTGAACGGCTCACCGAGCAGGACGACGCCGTCGGCGCCGACCTCGAACTCGCCGAGGTCACCGGCCTCGAAGGAGTCACCCTCCTCGCCCGAGATGTCGCCGTTGGCCAGGGCGGCCGCGGCGTAGGTGGCCAGGGCGCCGAGGTCGCTCGGGTTCCACAGCGCGAAGGACTCGACGGTGCCGTTCTCGACGTACTCACGCATCTGGTTGGGGGTGCCCAGGCCGGTCAGCGCGACCTTGCCCTTGGAGGAGGAGTCCGACAGGTAGCGGGCCGCGGCCGCGATCCCGACCGTGGTGGGCGAGATGATGCCCTTGAGGTCGGGGTGGTTCTGCAGCAGCGCCTCGGTCTGGTCGAAGGACTTCTGGTCGTCGTCGTCGCCGTAGACCGTGTCGACGAGCTCGATGTCGGCGTAGTCGGGGTTGTCGGCGAGCTCCTTCTCCATCATGTCGATCCACGCGTTCTGGTTGGTCGCGTTGGCGGCGGCGGAGAGGATGGCGATCTCGCCCTTGCCGCCGATCTGCTCGGAGATCAGCTCGAGCTGCTTGGCGGCGATGCCCTCGGCGGTGGCCTGGTTGATGAACAGGTCGCGGCAGTCAGGGTTGGTGTCGGCGTCGAAGGTGATGACCTTGACGTCGGCGCTGCGGGCCTCGTCGATCGCGTCGCACAGGGCCTCGGGGTCGTTGGCCGACAGGATCAGGGCGTCCTTGCCCTGCTGGGCGACGGTGTTGATGTAGGACACCTGGGCGTCGGGGCTGGCGGTCTCGGGGCCGACCTCCTCGATCTCGATACCGAGGTCCTCGGCTGCTGCCTCGGCGCCGGCGGTGCTGGTGTCGAAGTAGGGGTTGCCGAGGTTCTTCGGCAGCATCGTCATGCTGAGCTCGCCGCCGCCGTCGCTGCCGCTGTCGGAGCCGCTGTCGCCGCCGTCGTCGCTGCCGCACGCGGTGAGCGCCGCGGAGGCGGTGAGGATGATCGCAGCCAGAGCGATCGGCCGCCGGGTGTGGAACTTCATGTCGGTTCTGCCTTTCGGGTTCCTAGACGCCGGCGGATGCGGCGTTCGGGGTGGAGCTCGACTCCGGAGGAGTCGCTGCCTTGCGGGGCAACCTCGACGAGGTCCACGCAAGGACGCTGGGGAGGATCACCGAGGCCACGAGCAGCAGGCCGACGATGATGTTGGTGACGTTGACCGTCACGCTCTCCAGGCGCAGGGCGCTGGAGATGACGCCGATCAGCACGACGCCGGCGAGCACACCGT is part of the Nocardioides cavernae genome and harbors:
- a CDS encoding bifunctional aldolase/short-chain dehydrogenase, with the protein product MSDIKPTVNPTVEQLVERSNRLGADPKNTNYAGGNTSAKGTETDPVTGEDVELLWVKGSGGDLGTLTPGGLAVLRLDRMRALVDVYPGVDREDEMVAAFDYCLHGKGGAAPSIDTAMHGLVDAAHVDHLHPDSGIAIATSADGEELTRTIFGDQVVWVPWRRPGFQLGLDIAEIKEKNPQARGCILGGHGITAWGDTSEEAEANSLWLIDTAAAYIAEHTRAEPFGPALEGYAALPEAERRAKAAALAPTIRGIASADRPMVGHFTDAGVVLEFLGHAEHPRLGELGTSCPDHFLRTKVKPLVLDLPASASVEESIARLQELAVSYREDYQGYYDRNATPDSPAIRGKDPLIVLVPGVGMFSFGKDKQTARVAGEFYVNAINVMRGAEGLSSYAPIDESEKFRIEYWALEEAKLQRMPKPKPLATRVALVTGAASGIGLATAKKLASEGACVVIADLSLEKARAAAAEIGSADVAVGVQVDVSDGAAVEAALEATVLAFGGVDLVVNNAGLSLSRSLLETTEQDWDLQHDVMAKGSFLVAKAAAKAMIEQGMGGDIVYISSKNSIFAGPNNVAYGAAKADQAHQVRLLAAELGEHGIKVNGVNPDGVVQGSGIFASGWGANRAAVYGVEEQDLGKFYAQRTILKREVLPDNIANAVFVLCTDQLSHTTGLHIPVDAGVAAAFLR
- the rhaS gene encoding rhamnose ABC transporter substrate-binding protein; its protein translation is MKFHTRRPIALAAIILTASAALTACGSDDGGDSGSDSGSDGGGELSMTMLPKNLGNPYFDTSTAGAEAAAEDLGIEIEEVGPETASPDAQVSYINTVAQQGKDALILSANDPEALCDAIDEARSADVKVITFDADTNPDCRDLFINQATAEGIAAKQLELISEQIGGKGEIAILSAAANATNQNAWIDMMEKELADNPDYADIELVDTVYGDDDDQKSFDQTEALLQNHPDLKGIISPTTVGIAAAARYLSDSSSKGKVALTGLGTPNQMREYVENGTVESFALWNPSDLGALATYAAAALANGDISGEEGDSFEAGDLGEFEVGADGVVLLGEPFTFDADNIGDFDF
- the rhaI gene encoding L-rhamnose isomerase produces the protein MTSFSTISDRLGELAIEVPSWAYGNSGTRFKVFGTPGTPRTVEEKIADAAAVHRFTGLAPTVALHIPWDEVDDYAALSAYAKEQGVALGTINSNTFQDDDYKLGALTHTDPRVRQKAIDHHFACIEVMHQTGSQDLKIWLAEGTNYPGQGDMRARQDRLAEGLRTIYDRLAEDQRLVLEYKFFEPAFYHTDVPDWGTSYAHVAALGDRAKVCLDTGHHAPGTNIEFIVAQLLRLGKLGSFDFNSRFYADDDLIVGAADPFQLFRIMVEVIRGGGFGTESDVALMLDQCHNIEDKIPGQIRSVLNVQEMTARALLLDTEALDEARSAGDVLRANEIFMDAFYTDVRRDLAAWREERGLPADPMRAYLESGYQQQIEADRVGGSQAGWN
- a CDS encoding L-rhamnose mutarotase, translating into MHRACFTLQVRTDRMDEYVERHAAVWPEMLRALHDTGWTNYSLFLREDGLLVGYLETPDLAAAQEGMARTDVNARWQAEMAEFFVDLDLPPDQGFWQLAEVFHLEDQLAAHTPTSTATDSPTPTAQDPS